In a single window of the Nilaparvata lugens isolate BPH unplaced genomic scaffold, ASM1435652v1 scaffold7727, whole genome shotgun sequence genome:
- the LOC120356727 gene encoding uncharacterized protein LOC120356727 yields MSAETKSKWNCKNCKSVNTGTSSTTSTVLSTTDKISQQASDGKSSSASLSLSLTQADLEAIGKIVREMIQAELSPIKQEFSEIKNSIEFISNEFDDFKNKLSAFGNKVEELKNENNLLKGENVELKSELASIHEYTRRDNLIISGIPETKNESIYEIFNCISAAISSQLTSKDLSIAHRLPNNNKAKNNIKPIVVKFVRRQDKESWLADFKKMTYKDKSNCGLPTRSINKSLPDGKVFAYQHLPPLPAPLLQLLHQVRGVALQKGYKYVWSKKGKVFVRKDSNQPAIIISCKEDLNSL; encoded by the coding sequence ATGTCGGCTGAAACAAAATCGAAGTGGAATTGTAAAAATTGCAAGTCAGTTAATACCGGTACAAGTTCGACAACGTCAACGGTCTTATCAACCACCGATAAGATATCTCAACAAGCTTCGGACGGTAAGAGTAGCAGTGCTTCACTTTCGCTATCGCTAACCCAAGCTGACCTTGAAGCTATCGGTAAAATTGTTAGAGAAATGATTCAGGCGGAGCTATCTCCAATCAAACAAGAATTCAGTGAGATTAAGAATTCGATTGAGTTCATTTCTaacgaatttgatgatttcaaaaataaactgTCTGCTTTTGGGAATAAGGTAGAGGaactcaaaaatgaaaataatttattgaagggtgAAAATGTTGAATTGAAATCGGAGTTGGCTTCTATCCATGAATATACGCGTAGAGACAATTTGATTATATCCGGAATTCCTGAAACAAAGAATGAGTCAATCTACGAGATTTTCAATTGTATATCAGCTGCGATTAGTAGCCAGCTAACTTCAAAGGACTTGAGCATCGCACACAGGCTCCCCAACAACAATAAAgctaaaaacaatattaaaccAATAGTAGTGAAATTCGTCCGTAGACAGGACAAAGAGTCTTGGCTAGcagatttcaaaaaaatgacatACAaggacaaatcaaattgtggtCTTCCGACAAGATCTATAAATAAATCGCTTCCTGATGGCAAAGTATTTGCTTATCAACACTTGCCACCGCTGCCAGCGCCCCTTCTTCAACTACTCCATCAGGTACGAGGTGTCGCCTTACAAAAGGGCTACAAATACGTGTGGTCGAAAAAAGGCAAGGTCTTTGTCCGCAAAGACTCCAACCAGCCGGCAATTATAATAAGTTGTAAGGAGGATTTGAACTCTCTATAA